In the Besnoitia besnoiti strain Bb-Ger1 chromosome IX, whole genome shotgun sequence genome, TTCTCATTATTGGTCTGGATAAGTGATAGAAGGTAAGCGAGCGTCTTGAGGCACCGCACGTTACGTACAATAGGCACAAATGGAAGGCAGGGTTTTTCGACAGACACCGCCGGTGCAACCTTGTCTGTCGAGGATGTTACGCTGGTCAGGGATATCCACGTATTTCACAACGTTGGCGCTATTCCGACTTTTCCTCACCAGCGGAGATCGGCGCATGCGTGGGCGTTACCGGTTGACCACTTGTTGCTATTTGAGAGTGTGTAGCAGTTTTGGTGGGACCTCGTGAACGGTGTCACTACATCAGTGGGCACGCCAGTCTGTCTtcgtgtatatatgtgtgggAGCCAAGAAGGCGCTAGTCTGCATGTTTAGTGCGTTGATGGGTAGCTCACGCTTCTACGCGCTGCACATTTGTTATGGAACACGGCACGTATTAGACGAGCGGTATGTATTCTTTGTGTGGTTAAGCCTCAAGTCTTCGGTAAGCTTGCTTGTGGGATGTTCATCAGGCATTCGCTGACCGTCGCAGGGTGCCTTGACTGTGCGGCGTCCTTTCTTTTCCTCAGGCTCGCCATGCTCTTTTAGCACAAAACAGGAGGCTGAAagctcctctccctcgtttGGTTGGCTCACGTGCCTTGAGTTCGCTGAAGGACTGCTGCATCCGTCCTCGTTTTCCGAGTGGAACAACGCAGGTGGAGCTACAGCTTGTCTACGGGCTTTGGGCCTACAAGAGAATGTTTCAGTCCGTCTGCAGCACTCGGATCAAACTCGCGACCCGCACTGAGCACGTTGAGAGTTTGGCAACCCAAGCCGCGGCCACCCGAGTGTGTGCTTGTGCGACTGCTCTTTCCATACACACCGCGTATGCCCCTGTGTTCTAGGTGCGTTCACTAGACACGTTTCATAGGCGACGTTCATCCTCCACGGCTGGGATTGGGTGAGTAGGCAAAAACGGTGGTGGCATTTCACCCGCAACGGGTCGGCTGGTGTGTATCGTATTGACTCATTGAGCTGCTGAAAGTGTGCTTATAGATTTACCGATTTTTGTTGGCAGCGTGTTCTTACGTACGCCCTGGCCGGTGAGGAACGAGCTCCTCGCTTGCAAGCGTCAGTGCGTCGGTCGTAATGTTGCGAAGCACGCCGCCGGGGAACTGGAGAAAGCgaagggaggaggaagaaggcatCCACGAGGAGAACGAACCCGCGGTGCAgccagaggagggcgaggacagCGTATCgtcagcggcagcgggaGCGGAGACGGAATTCGACATGCAGAGTGGAGGCAGCGaatccgccgcgtcgcctttttGTGCGCCTTCCCTCTTCGATGAGAGATCGGAGGGAGAGCAAAGGGGAGACAATGTCGAGAGCagggaagcggcggagggagcaCATTCTCCCCACCCAGAGCCTTGCGGGGGCAGCGAGAGCTCGATGAGCAGCTTCGACGTACTCAGCTCAAATGtcgaagaggacgacagcgacgacgatgAGGATGGTGAGTGTAAAGATGCGGGTTGAGCCCCTTGTTCATCGCATGGACCGTGGCGCGCTGTGTGGCTCTTCTATTGAAGAATGCGGGCTAACTGGAGTTGGCCGTCGTGCATCGTGTGTGTGCTTCGAAAGGCGAGCCGCCAGCAACAGCACATGCCTAGATACTTTTGCTTTGCCTCGCGGAACGTCTCTTTACCGGCACACTGGAACAGATAGTAGAGGGGTAGTTTTAGAGAGTATGTAGCTATGCCACGGGCACACACAGTTTCCCCCAGCGCTTCCGATTGCAACTCTCTGCGCGAGTTTGCATGGATGAGCTTCTCCCAAGACCTACCTAGATGCGTCCCTCTATCTACACGCGGACGCATCTAGTAGTAGTTTTCCCTCGCTGTCGATCCGAGGGGGAACAAGGAGACGCTCGTTAAAAAAATGTGAGGATAGCAGGGGTAAACGTGTGCGCAAGTCAAATATCCGCCTGTGAGCCTTTACGTCACGGGCGTTTGTATACGCCAAAGATGCGTAGACCCATGTAATCGAATGCAGACACCTGGATGcatgcgccttcctctctagGGCCGTACCACTCCTTACTACCGTCTGTGTATGACTTTTTGTCTCCACGTGTCGTTCATCGAGACCGTTGCGTGTCGCGGTGGACGTGCGCTTCCGGGGATGTATTCTGCTATGTCTtttgtctctgcgtcctcagAAGACGACCCTGTAGGGGTTTTCTTGGATACGCGCTCGGGCGTTTCCTCACTCACatgcgccggcctcgcctcgctgacAGGTGCGTCCacctcgtctgccgcgctgtGCGAGCGAGACGACTGCAGCCCCGTGAGGCCGCCAGAGCTTCCTACCACCCCGGGGCGTTTATTTCtaccgccgcaggcgcggtcGTCCTCATGTGGAAACCCTGCCTTTTCTCCCAGTGCTGAAGCAGAGCGCagtggagagggagacgcgcatTCGGCCGGACGTGGCGgtgtcgccggcgtcgaggGAGGAAGGCTCGGTGCAGGCGAGGGCCTCAGGGAGCCtgacgcgtctgctgcggtgTCGCCTCTCACAGCCGTtccgcgaggcctcgcgggtGAAGGTCAGAAACAAAACGGCCAAGCGGCTGTCTGCATGTCGTCCCTGGCCGCGGGTGGAGACTCGCCGATTCTTCAGAGAGGCGCTCTGTGTgagtgcagcggcgctgctggcggcatAGGTGGACGCGACGAGTCCTCACGCGTGGAAGAAGACCGCGAAGCAGGAGCAAGCCTGGCGTGCGCAGGTTTTCCCTCGCTTTTTGCAGAGAGGACTGCTCACGCCTGGGGTGGAGGCGCCGGAGCATCGCAGCAGGGCGAAGAACTGCTCCCGGAAGCCGAGCGGAAACCCGACAACGAGGCGGGCCTGAGTttcgagagcggcgcggcagagagacatcgagaggcgcgggagcgtgaagccgcggcggcgtcgcctcgtgtGTCCGGGCAGTTGGGAGAGAACAGGCTTCAGCAGGGAGACGCTACAGGTGCACAGAGCGACGTCGCCGAAGCTCAGCCGGCAACTGGGGGCGATGCAGTCGTAGAACGATCCGGCAGTGGTCTTGAAGGAGAAATGTGGACTGAGGTGGAGAGGAAAAGCGAATTTGCCTGCTTCGGAGATCCGAAGTCCGAGCTCTCGGGAGACGACAGGCCCAGCAGTTTCGGGGACTCGGCCTTGAACAGCCGGCAAAGCTGCCTGCAGGACGCTCGGGTCGATGCCAAAgtccagcagctgcagcgaacGGTGAACACTCTCAAGGATTCAACCGAGGTACTGTCTCGGGGCAACAGATTGGCTGCGGCGAACCCCAGGGAGAGCTGGATGATGACACGCGTTTTTCGCCTCCCCACGTTCAAACAACACGCACGCTGAAGTCGTCGCGGATATGCAGATATGCTGCttacatacgtatatatatatatattagaGTAGTTACTGCGTCGTGATCGGCAGACTCAGCTTCTCCTTGTGTGCTCTTTTGCCTGGCGCAGCTGTCAGCGTAACGACTCTCTGTAGAGGCTTAGGCCTTCGTGTGCGAGGCTACTGTCTGTGCAGACAAGTGTACCTGTTTCCAAGTCTGAGCGCGTATGTTAAGGGCATGAATGATCATCCGCCATGTTATCACGCggctgtttttttttttcagggcGAATTACTTCGTCTGCGGGAGAAGAGTGAGGAACTGGAGGCCTTGGTGTATGCGTTGgtgtcgtcctcctccccgtgttcgctgccgccctgtCCGTCTCCTGCGTCGTTCGAGACCGCAGTCTCGTCGCGGTTCGTTGGGCGACCTGCGACCTCGTGTGACTCTTGGCAGGTCGGCGAGCCGTTTCGGGGCCTGGCAGGAGCCGTGGAGTGTCGGGCCTTTGGCGGCGTGCGGCTGGCGTCTCTGCCTTTCTTGTCGGCGGccgagacgcggaagccgtCGCCCGACTGCAGACACCTGCCGAGTGAAGGCActgaggcgcggctgccggcgccacCGCGCTTCGGCCTCCAGGCGCCACGGGGAGTCCCAGGCGACGCGTTcctcgacgaggcgccgcgcgagaagctcggcgcgccgcgctcgttCTTCAGCCAGGCCTCGGCGTTGTTTGCGATTGAAGGCAGCTCTGCGTGGGTCGATGCGCAGCAGTACGCGACGGCAGTGCCGTCGAATATTATCCTCGCGgccagcgaggcgcctgagggcgcggagacgccgacggcgcgcgagggtggcgagaagaagaaaatgaAGAAGCGCGGGTTCGACGACGTCGTCGGCAGGCGAGTGTCCCCCTCCATATCGGCTTTTTCGGGCCGCTTGCAGGAGACTGCGGCCTTCGGTCTCGCCGCGCACGGCGACCGCCCGACGCAGCATTCCagcgggagagagcgagaaagccgtcgaggcggcgtgggcgccaacgacggcgcagcgccgaccGCGGCACGTGCTAGCGCGGGTGTCCCCTTCCTGTCAATGCATCCGACCGACTCGCGACTGCCAGCGGCGCTCGCAGCGGAGACTTCTGCGGAGGCACAGaagccgaagaagacgcttGCGTCCGTGGTCACCTTTTTCCAGAGTCGCGCGAAACAGTCGGGCGTGTGCACTCTcagtgcggcggcctctgcggcgcagacgacgccctGGGTTGAGAAGCTACGCGAAGTTGGCGAGCGGCTCGTCTTCGAGGCGAAACGCGAGGCGCAAGAGAACCAGGCGATGGGgcaggaggacggcgacgtgacagaaacagaggaagacgagtgcgagcgcgaggaacgAAGAACGGCCTCTTTTTGGGATGAACCCGAAACCCGGAGCCCAGatggcgtcgcggcggagaccgtgagcgaggacgaagaagactaCGCATTCGTGGTCGGGGATGCCTGCGACGCCTGGgaggccgacgcgccgcagagagaggcaggcgaggacctcggcggcgacgcgcaggacgcggaagacgcccaGCAGccggaagacgagaagaaggcggccgaaggcgcagacgccgtcaGCGGAGCTCAGGAGATGCACAGGAGAAAGAACGTCATGCACATCAAGTCCTTCTTCGCGGGAACAGGGTTCTTCGGCGGGTCGCAGGgtgggaggggggcgggccgcgaagaaggcgccgaccCAGAGTTCGCGTCGacgcaggaggaagacgaagaagacggcgagctgtctgaggacgaagagaccTACAGGTGCGTCCACGAGCCACGCAGCGgtgcgccgacgccgacgcgcaaTCGCTTCACACGGGCTGAGAAGGGACTTCGCTACAGCTACACCGACTGCGCCGCCTTGAAAGGGTTTTCGGCACGTTAGACAGCTGCTGTGACTCGCATGATTCTCAATCCCAACACCCGGTGCCCCACGACGTCGCGGGCGTCCTTACAGCAGCACTCAATGCCTTGGGTTGAAGACGCACGACGGGGAGCacacagctgcggcagcagacggcgTTGAGAAACTAAATTTCGtcctgcgtgtgtctctgcccGTCGGGTCGTGCGCGTCGAGGGTTCGTCTCCTCCTGttgggcgcggacgccgggCTCGGATGTCGCTGTGGGCTGTGCGCCTGCGAGTTTTAGGATCTAATAACCCTTTGCTTTTCTCCTCTGTCCTTTCCTCAGGTCGCCAGCCTCTCAGTCcgtgccgccgccgtggcTGGCGGATCTGCTGCCGTTTCTGAATCCACTGAGCTACCCTGTGCgactcctcgcgcgcgtgttgGGTTTGAACATCAACGGGAGCTTCGATCGGTGGCGGACGGAAGTGCAGCGGCAGTCGCTGCGGGGGACGGCGGTGCTGGGCGTCCTGGACGCGACCGTCTGCGTGGGGCTCGTCGTGGGTCTGGTCTGTCTCAGTCTCTTTGTGGGACGTGTGCTGTTCAAGACGATGTACGTCCACGTCCATGCCATCGAGGAGGAGAAAGTCCCGCACTACTTCGAAGGCTTCACGTACAAATTCTGGGGAAAGAAGCCGATCTACTTCTCCGACGTCCaggggcgcgacgccgcctggGTCGCCCAGCG is a window encoding:
- a CDS encoding hypothetical protein (encoded by transcript BESB_014310), with protein sequence MLRSTPPGNWRKRREEEEGIHEENEPAVQPEEGEDSVSSAAAGAETEFDMQSGGSESAASPFCAPSLFDERSEGEQRGDNVESREAAEGAHSPHPEPCGGSESSMSSFDVLSSNVEEDDSDDDEDEDDPVGVFLDTRSGVSSLTCAGLASLTGASTSSAALCERDDCSPVRPPELPTTPGRLFLPPQARSSSCGNPAFSPSAEAERSGEGDAHSAGRGGVAGVEGGRLGAGEGLREPDASAAVSPLTAVPRGLAGEGQKQNGQAAVCMSSLAAGGDSPILQRGALCECSGAAGGIGGRDESSRVEEDREAGASLACAGFPSLFAERTAHAWGGGAGASQQGEELLPEAERKPDNEAGLSFESGAAERHREAREREAAAASPRVSGQLGENRLQQGDATGAQSDVAEAQPATGGDAVVERSGSGLEGEMWTEVERKSEFACFGDPKSELSGDDRPSSFGDSALNSRQSCLQDARVDAKVQQLQRTVNTLKDSTEGELLRLREKSEELEALVYALVSSSSPCSLPPCPSPASFETAVSSRFVGRPATSCDSWQVGEPFRGLAGAVECRAFGGVRLASLPFLSAAETRKPSPDCRHLPSEGTEARLPAPPRFGLQAPRGVPGDAFLDEAPREKLGAPRSFFSQASALFAIEGSSAWVDAQQYATAVPSNIILAASEAPEGAETPTAREGGEKKKMKKRGFDDVVGRRVSPSISAFSGRLQETAAFGLAAHGDRPTQHSSGRERESRRGGVGANDGAAPTAARASAGVPFLSMHPTDSRLPAALAAETSAEAQKPKKTLASVVTFFQSRAKQSGVCTLSAAASAAQTTPWVEKLREVGERLVFEAKREAQENQAMGQEDGDVTETEEDECEREERRTASFWDEPETRSPDGVAAETVSEDEEDYAFVVGDACDAWEADAPQREAGEDLGGDAQDAEDAQQPEDEKKAAEGADAVSGAQEMHRRKNVMHIKSFFAGTGFFGGSQGGRGAGREEGADPEFASTQEEDEEDGELSEDEETYRSPASQSVPPPWLADLLPFLNPLSYPVRLLARVLGLNINGSFDRWRTEVQRQSLRGTAVLGVLDATVCVGLVVGLVCLSLFVGRVLFKTMYVHVHAIEEEKVPHYFEGFTYKFWGKKPIYFSDVQGRDAAWVAQRVNWYRPHGY